The Bos indicus x Bos taurus breed Angus x Brahman F1 hybrid chromosome 10, Bos_hybrid_MaternalHap_v2.0, whole genome shotgun sequence genome has a segment encoding these proteins:
- the LOC113899458 gene encoding olfactory receptor 4F6-like, with protein MYERNDSSVSEFVFLGLSASRPVQHFLLAFSTVFYVTIVLGNLLVVFTVTFDPHLHSPMYFLLANLSSIDLCFSTLTVPKMISDLYSGHKTISFQGCVIQIFVLHTLGGSEMVLLTAMAFDRYVAICKPLHYLTIMSPRVCLLLLCGAWAIGLIHSVVQLAFVIHLPFCGPNEIDSFYCDLPWFIKLACVDSYRMEFMVTAISGLISMGTFFLLIISYVFILVTMWKRSSGGLHKALSTLSAHITVVVLFFGPCIFVYMWPFPTVPVDKFLAILDFLVTPILNPAIYTLRNKDMKMAMRRLSCQLLSLKIS; from the coding sequence ATGTATGAAAGAAATGACTCTTCTGTGTCTGAATTTGTTTTCCTGGGACTTTCTGCCTCTAGACCAGTGCAGCATTTCCTCCTTGCCTTCTCTACAGTGTTTTATGTCACAATTGTTCTGGGGAATCTCCTTGTTGTGTTTACAGTGACCTTTGACCCTCATCTACATTCCCCCATGTACTTCCTTTTAGCCAACCTCTCATCTATTGATTTGTGTTTTTCTACCTTAACAGTGCCTAAGATGATCTCTGACCTGTACTCTGGGCACAAAACCATATCCTTCCAGGGGTGCGTCATCCAGATATTTGTCCTTCACACGCTGGGTGGATCTGAGATGGTGCTGCTCACTGCCATGGCctttgaccgctatgtggccatatGTAAGCCCCTGCATTACCTGACCATCATGAGCCCACGGGTGTGCCTTTTGCTTCTGTGTGGTGCTTGGGCTATTGGCCTCATTCACTCAGTGGTCCAGTTAGCCTTTGTGATCCATTTGCCTTTCTGTGGTCCTAATGAAATCGACAGCTTTTACTGTGACCTTCCTTGGTTTATCAAACTTGCCTGTGTAGATTCCTACAGAATGGAATTCATGGTCACTGCCATCAGTGGGCTCATATCCATGGGCACTTTCTTCTTGTTGATCATCTCCTATGTTTTCATTCTGGTCACAATGTGGAAACGCTCTTCAGGTGGTTTGCACAAGGCCCTCTCTACTCTGTCAGCACACATCACTGTGGTGGTTTTGTTCTTTGGACCCTGCATCTTTGTTTACATGTGGCCATTTCCCACGGTGCCAGTGGATAAGTTTCTTGCCATTTTAGACTTTTTGGTTACACCCATCCTGAATCCTGCCATTTACACACTGAGGAACAAAGACATGAAGATGGCAATGAGGAGACTGAGTTGTCAGCTCTTGAGTTTGAAGATCTCTTAA